One part of the Anopheles coustani chromosome 2, idAnoCousDA_361_x.2, whole genome shotgun sequence genome encodes these proteins:
- the LOC131265023 gene encoding antigen 5 like allergen Cul n 1-like, which translates to IPDLHNRLRSKLATGKLEGFDSAVRMPALVWDDELARQAGHNARSCVYAHDACRNTKRFRFVGQNLAFANTSDGSNSSVDKLIQKWSSEYNVTTQAQLDRFPEKTTALPISHFAQMISDRAWKIGCAVQTWNESDVTNVYFVCNYSFANFEGQPVYRRGLQASQCRTGENDFYPGLCSFKEHIISTPNAITN; encoded by the exons ATTCCGGACCTACATAACCGGCTTCGTTCAAAGCTCGCAACAGGGAAGCTAGAGGGGTTTGATTCCGCTGTACGAATGCCGGCGCTCGTCTGGGATGATGAGCTTGCCCGCCAAGCTGGCCACAACGCACGTTCCTGTGTTTACGCTCATGACGCATGCCGCAATacgaaacgtttccgctttgTTGGGCAAAATCTGGCATTCGCTAACACATCCGACGGCTCTAACTCATCCGTTGACAAACTGATTCAGAAATGGTCGAGTGAGTACAATGTTACCACGCAGGCTCAGTTGGATCGGTTTCCAGAGAAGACGACAGC CCTTCCGATCAGTCACTTTGCGCAAATGATCAGTGATCGTGCTTGGAAAATAGGATGTGCAGTACAGACGTGGAACGAATCGGATGTGACTAACGTCTACTTTGTGTGCAACTATTCTTTTGCCAACTTTGAAGGTCAACCCGTCTACCGGCGAGGTCTCCAAGCTTCCCAATGCCGCACCGGAGAGAATGACTTTTATCCAGGATTGTGCTCGTTCAAGGAGCACATTATTTCTACACCAAACGCAATAACAAACTAA
- the LOC131265022 gene encoding antigen 5 like allergen Cul n 1-like — protein MAGKLLFACFFIGGVVPPYCEVSYCPSDKTNVGCLPPPQAGGPACGASPSVIPMTATLQTLILDLHNSYRSTLATGGLAPFSPARRMPTLQWDDELASQAGHLTRSCVIAADKCLNTEQFQNTGQNIRYTTTATTSDANTLIQQFVDEWWNENRFTNAAQIDSFPSDPQVPPIREFALMANDRTWKVGCAMQFWNEEHTIPTYYFVCNYSSNIIDGEAVYVTGTVASGCTTNQNPQHPGLCSLDEPF, from the exons ATGGCTGGAAAGCTGCTGTTCG CATGTTTCTTTATTGGTGGCGTAGTGCCTCCCTACTGTGAAGTGTCCTACTGCCCCTCGGACAAAACGAACGTCGGATGTCTGCCTCCTCCACAGGCTGGAGGTCCGGCTTGTGGGGCATCACCCTCAGTGATACCAATGACTGCGACCTTGCAGACTCTAATTCTGGACCTACACAACAGCTACCGTTCGACGCTGGCTACTGGGGGCTTAGCCCCATTCTCTCCGGCGAGGCGCATGCCCACACTCCAGTGGGACGATGAGTTGGCTTCCCAGGCGGGACACCTCACCCGCTCCTGTGTCATCGCGGCGGATAAGTGCCTCAATACGGAACAGTTTCAGAATACGGGGCAGAATATTAGGTatacaacaacagcaacaacatctGACGCAAATACCTTGATCCAGCAATTCGTGGACGAATGGTGGAATGAGAACCGGTTCACCAACGCGGCTCAAATTGATAGCTTTCCCAGCGATCCTCAAGT GCCACCGATTCGGGAGTTCGCGCTGATGGCCAACGATCGCACCTGGAAGGTGGGATGTGCCATGCAGTTTTGGAACGAGGAACACACTATACCCACGTACTATTTCGTGTGCAACTACTCGTCCAACATCATCGATGGGGAGGCTGTCTACGTAACAGGTACAGTAGCTTCAGGCTGTACGACCAACCAGAATCCCCAACACCCAGGACTTTGCTCGCTCGACGAACCATTCTAA
- the LOC131263124 gene encoding antigen 5 like allergen Cul n 1-like: protein MGSWQVKGIVLIFGLVLVSAGGQYCSRDLCPHGGPHVGCDAPPYAGGSRCRGMGAARKVVLSPQMQSYILDQHNLNRSNLALGKIRPYPQAVKMPTLVWDTELAELADANARSCNYGHDRCRATKQFPYAGQNIAITKYFGYKFTEKQLVLKFISSWFGEYLDARPQHVAKYPTSYNGKPIGHFTQIASDRSTKVGCSLWFWKDGQYDVYYFVCNYSVTNIMDKSVYQAGPAASKCQRGRNSKFPGLCNPGEKPRTLMDS, encoded by the exons ATGGGTTCCTGGCAGGTAAAAG GGATTGTTCTCATTTTCGGTCTCGTGCTGGTGAGCGCGGGCGGACAGTATTGCAGCCGTGACCTGTGCCCTCACGGAGGGCCTCACGTCGGTTGTGACGCACCACCGTACGCCGGGGGATCTCGATGCCGTGGAATGGGAGCTGCCAGGAAGGTGGTGCTTTCGCCACAGATGCAGTCATACATTCTAGACCAGCACAACCTCAACCGGTCCAACTTGGCGCTGGGTAAAATCCGACCCTACCCGCAGGCAGTCAAAATGCCCACCCTCGTGTGGGACACGGAGCTGGCCGAGCTGGCCGACGCGAATGCACGCTCCTGCAACTACGGTCACGATCGCTGCCGCGCCACCAAGCAGTTCCCGTACGCCGGCCAGAACATTGCAATCACGAAGTACTTCGGCTACAAGTTCACCGAGAAGCAGCTGGTGCTGAAGTTTATCTCCAGCTGGTTCGGCGAGTATCTCGATGCACGCCCGCAGCACGTCGCCAAGTACCCCACGTCGTACAATGG AAAACCGATCGGACACTTCACGCAGATCGCTAGCGATCGCAGCACGAAGGTAGGATGCTCCCTGTGGTTCTGGAAGGACGGCCAGTACGACGTTTACTACTTCGTCTGCAACTACTCGGTCACGAACATTATGGACAAATCGGTGTACCAAGCCGGGCCAGCCGCGTCCAAATGTCAACGTGGTCGGAACTCCAAGTTCCCAGGACTCTGCAATCCGGGCGAGAAACCACGTACCCTGATGGACTCGTAG